In Gavia stellata isolate bGavSte3 chromosome 28, bGavSte3.hap2, whole genome shotgun sequence, a single genomic region encodes these proteins:
- the LOC132319405 gene encoding feather keratin Cos2-3-like: MKEWKLPLGLGRVGTIIKASPTPHCLIHFSHLLLGNQVHLQPQDMSCYDQCLPCLPCRPCGPTPLANSCNEPCVRQCQNSTVVIEPPPVVVALPGPILSSFPQNTIVGSSTSAAVGSILSCDGVPITSGCCDLSGISSRYCGRRCPPC; encoded by the exons ATGAAGGAATGG AAGCTACCTCTGGGCCTGGGGCGGGTCGGGACCATCATAAAAGCCAGCCCAACTCCTCACTGCCTCATTCACTTCTCTCACCTCCTCCTTGGGAACCAG gtgcaccTCCAGCCTCAAGACATGTCCTGCTACGACCAGTGCCTGCCATGCCTGCCATGCCGGCCCTGTGGCCCGACCCcactggccaacagctgcaatgagccctgtgtcaggcagtgccagaactccacTGTCGTCATTGAACCCCCTCCCGTGGTGGTGGCCCTGcctggccccatcctcagctcctttccaCAGAACACCATTGTAggatcctccacctccgctgctgttggcagcatcctcagctgtgacggagtgcccatcacctctggctgctgtgacctCTCTGGCATTTCCAGCCGCTACTGCGGCAGAAGGTGTCCCCCCTGCTAA